One Cryptosporidium parvum Iowa II chromosome 1, whole genome shotgun sequence genomic window, taattcaataattaaacaGAGGTGCTAATTTACTAATTTAGGTAGAGAATAGACAACATAACATAATTCAAGtccactttttttttcagaaattccaaagaattaattaaaaattaacagttttaattaaaacagAATTGTGTAATCAaattttaactttatttgaaaaaaaaaatgtcGTCTTTCTCAGGAGATCAAGCTGCAAATGGAGAACAATGCATAGTAATTGACTGTGGATCAGCTTATATGAAGGCAGGAACTGACAGTGATAAAAGTCCAACATGCATTTTCCCTTCAATGGTAGGCCAGTATAGATCAAGATATGTTCCAGAAGATGAGGATAATAACCCTATTTTTGTAGGAGAGGAAGCAATTGCGCAAAGAAAGAAGTTATCTTTAACATTTCCAATTGATCATGGCCATATTGATGACTGGACAAAGTTTGAAgagttattaaattatctaTTTTATAGAGGCTTGGATATTGATCCTATTGATAGCTCAGTAATTATCACAAAACCTCCTTTATGTAGTAACAGGcatgaagaaaaaattacagAGTTAATGTTTGAGATGTTTCAGACGCAAAGCTTAAATATAGCTTTACAGGGATTAATGGCATTATATAGTGCAGGTAGAACAACAGGAGTTGCTTGTGATATTGGAGAAGGAGTTACACAAGTTGTTCCAGTTTATGATGGTTATTGTGATTCCAGCTCTCTCAGAAGGGCAGATATTGGCGGACAAGAAATTACTATGTATCTACAAAAGCTTTTATCTGACAAGGGTTATATTGCAACAACTAGGGATGACTTAGAACATgtaagaattattaaagaaactTTATGTTATATTGCAAAAGACCCTGCAGCAGAAAATGAGCGTCCTGAAGAAGAGATTAATGAGGTATATACTTTACCTGACGGACTAACACTTCATGATGAACATACAAATAAGATTGAAATTGACAAGGAAAGGTTCTATGCTCCTGAGGTTATTTTTGACCCAAAACTTATAATGAGAGATGTACAGCCAGTTCACGAACTGATCAT contains:
- a CDS encoding actin: LYLKKKMSSFSGDQAANGEQCIVIDCGSAYMKAGTDSDKSPTCIFPSMVGQYRSRYVPEDEDNNPIFVGEEAIAQRKKLSLTFPIDHGHIDDWTKFEELLNYLFYRGLDIDPIDSSVIITKPPLCSNRHEEKITELMFEMFQTQSLNIALQGLMALYSAGRTTGVACDIGEGVTQVVPVYDGYCDSSSLRRADIGGQEITMYLQKLLSDKGYIATTRDDLEHVRIIKETLCYIAKDPAAENERPEEEINEVYTLPDGLTLHDEHTNKIEIDKERFYAPEVIFDPKLIMRDVQPVHELIMESIMSSPMEVRKTLMGSILLSGGTSLTTGIEERLEEELMYICPSQAKSNIRVTPADDRNYAIWKGAQLFSALRDYQENLWISRDEYLEEGVNICIKKQPFFSSIPK